TGTAGGACAGTATGACTTTGTCAtcgtttttaagtttatattttatacgaTATTGCCCAGGAGTCATTAGTTTCTTTAGCACATGGACGTCCAGCGGATAGTCCTCCAGACGGTAATGTTCCTTTGGCAAAGGACAGTTGCCAGGATGCGGGGCGTTTGAGTAGTCCTTGATTCGTTCATAGAAGAAATCCTTGTAGTAGCTCTCCATAAAGTCGCAAACTTTTGTTTCTAGCAAAAATAGCCTCTCATAATTTCCATCTTTTTCTTGTGAAACCTTAAATTCAATCTGTTGAGGGAAAAAATTAGAACTACTTGAAGTTATTTCttatctatattattataaccaTTTCTTACCACCCAATCGTTGTCAAGGTGATGATGCAGATTGAGTTCTCCGCTGACTTTCAATACATTTTCCTCAAACTCGGCAAAGCGCAGGTGGCTGTGCACGTACTCTTCATCCTGGGACAATTTCTCCAACTTGTGGATCTTAAGTGTCCTTGCTTGGACCCCGAATGGGTTGGTGGCCAGGAGGATGATTCCCAGCAACACCAGTTGCTGAGCTGAACGAGAAGATGAGCCCATTTCGACAGTTGGACGACTGATGATTGATCAAATGCTGTCCAGGGTTTATAAGACTGTGAGTAGGGTACCACCGGTATACCAAATTACAGGTTGTACCGGAAACAAAGGTATTCCAAATAATATCCCCAGATATAATGTGttagatatttaactaaaTTCCGTTTGCATTAAgttaatgtatttataacaCGGCAGTTTTAGCACATAAATTGTACATTGactatacaatttatttaattgctaaTAGCACGGCAATGACTATGAAGTCcgattaatttatataagcttataaaatattcaatactCTACCTTTCTACGATGGTCGTCAATATCACAATTCACTTTTACCTCTTAAAGAGCTTTGGTTTTCCTACTGCACCAAATATTTGAACGATCACCAGCCCCATTAAATGCTGAGCCGATCTTGAAGAGGAACTCATTTGACAGGATGACTGATTTTCGATCATCTGCTGTCGAGGGTTTATACAGATCTCAGCTTATCACGAACACGAACTTGTTCAGGGTGTCCCCAGGTATGGTAAAATTGATATCATTTGcgttcttgttttatttatataatgcaTGGCAGTCTTAACACATAAAGCAACAATAAGCAGCCATTGATAacgaattacatttatttgctAACAGCACGGCAATGATAAAGAAGTACGAATCGAGCTTAACTTAAACTTTTCATGCCCACATTTAATAAAACTGAATGTCCTGGAAATCTATTGCTGTCTTACTGAAttgataattatatttaaactttaaacttatTCATGCTAGCAATCAAtaatcaacaaataaatacaaaaaatcttggatatatagttttaaaaaaattataagttttatttactTGAAATCTCCTATTTCATTCTCCACATTTTAGTTTACGTAGAATCGTGACCTTCGATTAGCTACAATTGTTACTCCTTACTGTAGACTATAAAGCAGGCATGAAACGCTTAATAACACATATATTGCTAGCATAAAAGCATCTTTGTTAACAATTGGTATTGGCTATAGCTAAGTTATGTTCGATACTGTAGTGAACGAATTGCAGCTGGAATGTTAGCATTGCTCAAGGGAATCTGCCAGCCAGCTATGGGAGAGTTATTGCCTATTTATGGAATCGATCCCGGTATTCCGATCCCGGCTAGCTCGGTGCGGTGCCAAAGTTGAGACGCAGTTGCTCCAGGAACACGAAGGTGATGATCGTGTGGGGACCCAGGCGCACAAAGGCCGGTACGTAGCCCTTGAAGAACCCAAGGGGTCCCAATTTGGCCGTGTGCTTAACGACATCCCAAAGTCCGGCGTACTCTCCGGGTTTCGCGTTCATCGATCGCGTTTTCAGCACATCCAGCGGCTGGGTCAGAGTGGTGGCTAT
This portion of the Drosophila takahashii strain IR98-3 E-12201 chromosome 3R, DtakHiC1v2, whole genome shotgun sequence genome encodes:
- the LOC108062741 gene encoding uncharacterized protein, translated to MGSSSRSAQQLVLLGIILLATNPFGVQARTLKIHKLEKLSQDEEYVHSHLRFAEFEENVLKVSGELNLHHHLDNDWVIEFKVSQEKDGNYERLFLLETKVCDFMESYYKDFFYERIKDYSNAPHPGNCPLPKEHYRLEDYPLDVHVLKKLMTPGQYRIKYKLKNDDKVILSYMAEVEVD